In Anaerolineae bacterium, the DNA window GGAGAAGGAGCAGCCGGATGGGTAGCGAAGAACGAAAAACCGCTCTTGATTGACGATTACACCAACTGGCAATATCACTCCAGTAAATTTGGCCCGCCGTATCCATATCGATCCGTGATCTCGGCGCCACTGTTTTTGGAAAACCGTCTCGAAGGGGTCCTGCAAGTTTTTGATCTGCAGACCCCCAATCGCTTTACCGAAGAGGACCTTCAATTGCTCTGCATCTTTGCCAATCAAGCCAGCATCGTTCTACGGAGTATCACGTTGCTGGAAAACGAACGCCGGCAAAGGATGTTGGCAGAAAAACTGACGGTTGCCGTCCAGGCTCTGACTTCAACGCTCGATCTACAAACCCTGTTCGCAACCATCCTGGATCAACTTGCCCAGGCCATTCCTTATGATTATGCCTTACTCCTTCTCAACCAGGGTGGAGAGCTAAAACCAGTCGCCCTGCGCGGCTTTGCGCCGGATATAAACCGGCTGGATCAACGAAACGCACAACTCCACCCGTTGCTGGAAGAAATTATTGACAAAAAACATCCTCTGATCCTCGAGGATACGGAGCTGGAAACCCGTTCAATCAACTGGAATGACCCGATCAAAGTTAGAGCATGGATGGGTGTGCCTTTGCTCGCCCGTGGCGAAGTGGTTGGATTAATCACCTTTGAGAGTACGCAACCCAATACCTTCCAGAAATATCATACCGATTGGGCAATCACATTTGCCCAACATGCAACCCTTGCCATTGAAAATGCCCGCCTGTTTCAAGAAAAAGCGCAACAGGCAAGTATGCTGGAAACCCTGCGCCAAGCCAGCCTCAGTGTCACCAGCGAGTTAGACCTGGATACTGTACTTCACACCATTTTGCACACCCTATACCAGTTTTTCAGCGATTTCCGCAATGCCTATATCTTTTTGTATTCACCCGAAAGCGAGAATGCGTTACGCTTTGGTGCAGAACTCTGGCAAGAGGATCAACCGGAGAATAGCTACATCAAACCCAGGCCGAACGGTCTAACCGTCCAGGTAATTCATAGCAGGCAAATGATCGTGGTCAACGATATGACCAACCACCCGCTTTTTGAGGGCATGGAAAATAACTGGAATGGAGCCATCGTCGGAATTCCCCTTAAAATCGGCGAGCGCGTGGTTGGGGTAATGAATGTCTCTTTTCCGACACCTCGCCAGTTTACTTCGTTAGAACTGAAATTAATGGAGTTTTTGGGCGACCAGGCTGCCATCGCGATCGAAAACGCCAGCCTGTATCAGCAAGCAGAAAGTGAAAAACGCAATCTTGGCGTGATCTATGCCATTGGTCACCAGCTAACATCGAGTTTGGAACCGGACGAAATTCTCCAGCGCGCCATCCAACTGGCAACGCAATCTCTGGATGGTCATTTTGGTCTGGCATTCCGCTATATAGCCGATAAAGATACCCTTTCTTTAAGGGCTGTGTGGGGCGAATTTCCTACCTCAATTGAAGAGTATAACCGCTCAACTCATTGGAGCGGTGATCGTGGTTTTATGGGGTGGGTGATGAAAAATCGTCAAGCCGACCTGATCCCAGATGTTCGTCAAGACGACCGCTGGTGGCACCATGTTGGTTATGACGAAAAAGTCCGTTCCGCAATCGCCGCCCCGATTCTCTTTGAAAATCAATTCTATGGCATTCTTGCCATTATGCATTCAGAGTTAAATGCCTTCAATGAGGCAGATCTTCATCTGGTGAAAGCCATCTGTCAGGAATTAAGCCTGGCTTTGAGCAATGCTGAGCGCTACCAGGAAGCCCAGCATCGCTTACGCCAGGTAACCTTGCTGCAAAAATTTACCCAAAACTTTTCCCGTCATCTCGATCTCCAGGAGTTACTTCAAACCGTCGTCGATGAGCTGGCTGCCAATTTTCACTACCCGATTATTGAGATCTTCCTCCGCGAGGATGACCACTTAAGTTTGCGCGCTTATCATGGCAACAGCGTCATTATCCCCCAAATGCCTTTGAACCGCGGCGTGATTGGCAGAGCAATGAAAACCGGGCAGGCACAGGTCATCCTTGATGTTAACCAAGACGCCGATTACCTACCCGATAACCCACAAACGGTCTCTGAATTTGCCATGCCCATTCTGTTGCACGGCGAAGTTGTCGGCATCCTTAACATTGAAACCGACCAGAATGTTGCCCTATCCCAAAGCGATATAGACTTCTTTCAACTGCTCGCCGACCAAATCGCCATCGCCCTCGAAAATGCCACGCTGTATGAGAATATGCGCCGCTACGCAGATCAACTTGAAGATGCCGTGATTCAGCGCACAGCCGAACTCTCCGAGCTTTATGAGCTCAGCCAGGAAATTGGATATGTCTTAACCTATGAGGATTTATTGCGCATCCTGCTGGATCATCTGCGCACAGCCGTCAAGTGTGATTTTGCCATTGGTTGTCTTTTCTCTTCCACACAACCAGCCCTATACGTCAACGCTCAACGCCCGTTCACCGAAGAAACGCTTGCAGCTCTTCAAGAACACTGCCAAAACGAGCTCAGTCAATTTTCTGGTAAAGAGAGTATGCTCACCGCGGTTGAAGTCAACCTGGCTGAGGCTTATCAATCGTTATCCCCGATTCGGGCTTTTCAATCGATTCCTCACTACCCAATTCTCCTGAACGATCAAATCGTTGGCATGTTGGGAATCGGGGATGAGCAGATCCAAAGCTTTAGCCAGGAACAACTGCGCTTATTGCAGACCTTTGCCAATCAAGCTTCGATTGCCCTCCAACGGCTTGAAAGCGTTCGCGAAGCCGAAAAGAAACGGATGAGCAATCTGGTCGAAAACCTCTCCATCGGCATTTTATTGCTGGATAGTGATTATCATATTCTGGTCCTGAATCCGATTGCCGACCAATACCTTAAGTCCTTACAAGCAAAGTTCGAAGGAAACACGCTGATTTCGCTTGGTTCCAAACCAATTGGCGAATTACTTGCCCACTCAACCGACTCTCTCCCTATTGAACTGATTGTAAAAGAACCCACGCAACGAATATTCGAGGCTCAGGCGAATCCCATCGGTCAACCTGCCACCCAATGGGTGATCACATTACGCGAGGTCACCCTGGAGCGAGAGATTCAAACCCGAGCCCAAATGCATGAACGACTCGCCACAGTGGGACAACTGGCAGCCGGCATTGCACATGATTTCAATAACATTATGGCAGCCATCCTGGTCTATGCCGATTTATTGCGCAACGATTCCTCATTAAGTCCAGCCGCGCAGGACCGTTTAGCCATTATCCAGCAGCAGGTCCATCGCGCCGCCAGTTTAATCCGGCAGATCCTGGATTTCAGCCGGCGCTCGATCATGGAGCAAACTACACTCGACCTCCTGCCATTCATCAAGGAGTTCGAGAAAATGCTTTCGCGGGTCCTACCGGAGACGATTCGGGTCGAGCTTCGCTACCAGCCTGAAAACTATTTTGTTCTGGCTGATCCCACCCGTCTACAACAAATGCTCCTGAATCTCGTGCTGAACGCTCGCGATGCAATGCCACAAGGAGGTGTGTTACGAATTTCCCTTGCCCGTCTCAGCCTCAAAGAAAACCAGGACAAACCCAACCGTTTCATCCAGGCTGGTGAATGGATCATCATTGAAGTCCAGGATACAGGGCATGGCATCTCTCCGGAACATCTTCCGCACATTTTTGAACCCTTCTTCACCACCAAGCCGGTGGGGTTAGGGACTGGCTTGGGTTTGGCTCAGGTCTATGGAATTGTTAAACAGCACGGCGGTTATATAGATGTTCAAAGCCAGCCCTCGCTGGGATCAACATTCACAGTTTACCTACCCGCGTTGCTCCAACCCACCCAGGTTTACCTGGAAGAACAGCCTTCCGTGAGGCTCAACGGCAATGGTGCCATCGCCCTGGTCGTGGAAGATGACACGGCCACCCGCAACGCCTTAAAAGCCTTGCTCGAAGCGCAACATTATCAAACCCTGACTGCGGCGGACGGCCACGAAGCCCTTAAGGTATGGGAAAGCCAGGCAGAGAGAATCGAGTTGCTGGTCAGCGACATCGTGATGCCACAGATGGGTGGTATCGAACTCTATCAAATCCTGAAAGGGAAACAACCTGACTTGAAAATGCTCTTGATTACCGGGCATCCTCTCAACGAAGAATATCGCGCCGCCCTGGCAGGGGGGAAAGTGCATTGGTTACAAAAACCCTTTTCAATCCCTGAATTCAATCAGGCTATCCAGACTTTATACGAATCAACTCACTAACTTCAGCGCTCGCCTAACGCAGGGACCCCAGCACCATCGCTAAAATGATCAGGATGGCAACAACAATAAACAGGATTTGGCGAATGCGAATTTGGCGCATCTCTCGGCGAGAGATCTGTCTTTTGCTCATAACCTGCCTCTCATTCTAGACTGGATTTAATTTGCATTGCTAACTGGAGGGTAATGCCTTCAACGGCGGTTAACTCTTCCAGGCTGGCATTACGGATGGAATCCAAATCGCCAAAATGCTGCAACAGACGTTTCCGTTTGACAGGTCCAATGCCCGGAATTAGTTCCAGACGGGAAGCCAGCCCTTGTTTGGTGCGCAACTTGCGATGAGCGGTGATGGCGAAACGATGCGCTTCATCCCGGATGCGCTGCAAAAGATAAAAGCCTTGCGAATGCCTTGGCAATAAGATGCTCTCCGAGCGGTGGGGTAAAAAGACCTCTTCCTGTTGTTTTGCCAGACTAATCACACTGACCCGTTCGAACAAGCCAAAGCGCTCCAAAACTTTGATCGCCCGACCTAATTGTCCTTTGCCGCCATCCACGATTAACAGATCGGGCAAAATAGCAAAGGCAGCATCGGGTTTCTTGCCCAGGTTCTCTACACCCTCTTGGGCAGCCTGCCAGCGGCGAAAGCGGCGTTCGAGGGTCTCTTCAAGGCTGGCAAAGTCATCTGGTCCGCTAACCGAGCGGATGTTAAAGCGGCGGTAATGGCTTTTGCGCGGCGTTCCTTTTTCAAACACCACCATACTGCCAATCGCTGCCACTCCCTGGGTGTTGGAAATATCATAACACTCGATGCGGTTAAGCGATTTCTCGATGCCCAAAGCCTCTTGCAGTTCCAGCAGGGCTTGTTCTTGCCGATGGGTATCGCCCTCCCATTGCGCCTTCAAGGTGGCTAAAGTCTGGGCTGCGTTTTCGGCTGCCATCTGGATCAACTCTTGTTGGATACCCGCGCGCGGCACGTTGATCTCTACCTTTTGCGAAGCCTTCTTGCGGCTCAACCACTGGCGGATAATTTGGGCTTCTTCGACCTCGTGGGGTAATAACACTTGATCTGGAACAGAAGCCGCCCGATCGTAAAAATGTTTGATAAATTCAGCCATGACAGTGGCATCGGGCGTTTCTTCTGCTCCCTCCAACAAGAAATATTCACGACCGATTAATTTACCGCCACGGATGAAGAAAATCTGCACGCAGGCATCGCCATCATCGCGGGCAAGGGCAATCACATCCGAGTCGGTCATCTCACTGGAGATCACTTTTTGCTTCTCGACCACGTTCTCAATGGCGCGGATTTGATCGCGGATCACGGCAGCCTGTTCGAACTGCAAGTTTTCAGCGGCTTTTTCCATTGTGACCTTTAGCCGCGCGACGATTTCTTCGGTATGTCCTTCTAAAAAATGACACAGATCAGCGATCATCTGGCGGTAGTTCTCCCGATCGATTGCCCCAATACAGGGTGCCCGACACAGCTTAATATCGTAATACAGGCAAGCGCGTTCATCCTTGCCGGTAATCACCCGATCGCAGGTCAGGTAAGGAAAAATACGCCGCAGCAAATCCAAAGTCTGGTGAACTGCCCAGACACTGGTGTAAGGGCCGAAATAGCGCGAACCATCCTGAATCATCTGGCGGGTAACGGTGACTTTCGGAAAATCATCCGCCCAATTCACTTTGATATAGGGATACCGTTTATCATCTTTGAGACGCACATTGTAATGCGGGCGATACTTCTTAATCAAATTCATTTCGAGGATCAGTGCCTCGAGTTCTGAGTCAACGATAATCCACTCTATATCGGCAATTTTCTCCACCATACGACGGATGCGCGGACTGAGTTGTTGAGGAGTGTGGAAATAGGAGCGCACCCGATTGCGTAAATTCACCGCTTTGCCGATATAAATGACCTTACCCTCACCATCTTTCATCATATAACAACCAGGGCGAGTCGGTAAACTCGGCAACAAAGCCGCGATTTTTTCTGGAAGATCGTTTTTCTTCTCCATCTTCACCTAAATTTTACCAAGAGTTCCACCAGGCACGCGTTCGCAAACAGCAAGTATAATTTCCTCCATGGAAACCGTCCCCATAGAATTTCTGCTTGCTGAACAACTCACTGATTTGGATTGGACGCTTGCCCTAGCCGAATCGTGCACCGGAGGGTTAATCAGCCACCGCGTCACGAATGTCGCCGGCGCATCCGAATATTACCTGGGCGGCGTGGTCGCTTACTCAAACGCCGCCAAACAACATCTGCTCGGCGTCTCTCAGGAAACCTTAGACAAATTCGGAGCCGTCAGCGAACAAACGGTGAAAGAAATGGCTCAAGGGGTAAAGAAGCTTTTCAATACCCAGACGGCAATCGCGGTCAGCGGCATCGCCGGCCCAGGCGGTGGTTCGCCTCAAAAGCCGGTTGGCACGGTATGGATTGGGCTGGCAATCCTCGATCAAGCCTACGCCTGCCTTTATCACTTTTTTGGAACACGGGAACAAATCAAACAACAAAGTGCAGAAGCTGCCCTATGGTTGCTGACTGAGCGACTCGCACAATATAGGAACAACCCAACCCTGCAACGCCGTCTGAAAGCAACCCAGCCCATCGCGGTTGAGTTTAGCGGTACAGACCCCACTTCCTTGCGCATCCGCGCCATCTACTGGCAGGAAAATCGGATCGCCATCGAATCGATTGGACGCCGTTGGCAAGATGCTTCGGGCAGTCACTTTTTGACCCTCAGCCATCAGGGGAAAGTCTATGAGGTGATTCAAAAAGCGGACGGCTGCTGGTACCTCCGTCCGCCTATCGAAAGCCTTGATCAGGCTTGATCCGTTCAAACTCCCAGGCGCGCCCGCTCCTCGACGACGATCTTTTCCTCCAATTTCTTAAAGAGCGGCGCAGGCTGGACGAGCACTTGACCGGGTTTTAATTCACTGATCTTCCATTCTCCACTTGCCCGCGAGCCATCATAGAGCAGGACGCGATGTTCGCCCAATTCATCGGTGAGCAACTCGGTTTTTTGTTCGCCGAAGAAAGGCTGTGAATACCCAAAATAGCGATGTAATTTTTCCGTACTAAAAGGCAGGAAAGGAGCAAAAAGGACTTTCAACGTATCTATAGCTCTTAAGGCAGTGAAGATCGATTTGGCAGCAGCATCTTTGTCGGTCTTAATCTCAAACCATGGACCGGTGACATCCAGGTACTTATTCACTTCGCTGGCAAGGTTCATCGTTTCCAGGAGGGCTGATCGCAGACGCACAGCTTCCAGATGTTCGCTTACCGTATGGAAACTCTGGCGAACTTTTTCTAACAATTCCTGATCAACAGCGCGCAGATCACCCGCTTCGGGAACATGCCCATCCCAATGTTTGAAAGCAAAGGACAACACCCGATTGGCAAGGTTGCCCCAGGTTGCTACCAGTTCGCTATTGTTACGCTGATAGAAATCTTGCCAATCCCAATCGGTATCGCGCGTTTCGGGCATATTGGCGGTCAGATAATAGCGCAACGGATCAGGATCATAACGGCTAAGGAAATCATTTCCCCAAACCGCCCAATTACGGCTGCCTGAGATCTTCTTGCCTTCCAGATTCATAAACTCATTGGCCGGCACATCGTACGGCAAGGTTAACCGCTTACCTTCAACATTGGCAAAGAGTTTGCCAAACCATTCGCCAGAGCCAATGAGTTGACCAGGCCAGATGATGGCATGAAAAGGAATGTTGTCTTTGCCAATGAAATAATAAGCTCGCGCTTCGGGGTTGAACCACCAATCCTGCCAGGCATCTGCTTGACCTCGAATTTGCGCCCACTCGATGGTTGCT includes these proteins:
- a CDS encoding sensory box histidine kinase/response regulator, whose amino-acid sequence is MELLEVEGGCLYLAHPQQQELEVYIEFSPFADQVQGVRIAYGEGAAGWVAKNEKPLLIDDYTNWQYHSSKFGPPYPYRSVISAPLFLENRLEGVLQVFDLQTPNRFTEEDLQLLCIFANQASIVLRSITLLENERRQRMLAEKLTVAVQALTSTLDLQTLFATILDQLAQAIPYDYALLLLNQGGELKPVALRGFAPDINRLDQRNAQLHPLLEEIIDKKHPLILEDTELETRSINWNDPIKVRAWMGVPLLARGEVVGLITFESTQPNTFQKYHTDWAITFAQHATLAIENARLFQEKAQQASMLETLRQASLSVTSELDLDTVLHTILHTLYQFFSDFRNAYIFLYSPESENALRFGAELWQEDQPENSYIKPRPNGLTVQVIHSRQMIVVNDMTNHPLFEGMENNWNGAIVGIPLKIGERVVGVMNVSFPTPRQFTSLELKLMEFLGDQAAIAIENASLYQQAESEKRNLGVIYAIGHQLTSSLEPDEILQRAIQLATQSLDGHFGLAFRYIADKDTLSLRAVWGEFPTSIEEYNRSTHWSGDRGFMGWVMKNRQADLIPDVRQDDRWWHHVGYDEKVRSAIAAPILFENQFYGILAIMHSELNAFNEADLHLVKAICQELSLALSNAERYQEAQHRLRQVTLLQKFTQNFSRHLDLQELLQTVVDELAANFHYPIIEIFLREDDHLSLRAYHGNSVIIPQMPLNRGVIGRAMKTGQAQVILDVNQDADYLPDNPQTVSEFAMPILLHGEVVGILNIETDQNVALSQSDIDFFQLLADQIAIALENATLYENMRRYADQLEDAVIQRTAELSELYELSQEIGYVLTYEDLLRILLDHLRTAVKCDFAIGCLFSSTQPALYVNAQRPFTEETLAALQEHCQNELSQFSGKESMLTAVEVNLAEAYQSLSPIRAFQSIPHYPILLNDQIVGMLGIGDEQIQSFSQEQLRLLQTFANQASIALQRLESVREAEKKRMSNLVENLSIGILLLDSDYHILVLNPIADQYLKSLQAKFEGNTLISLGSKPIGELLAHSTDSLPIELIVKEPTQRIFEAQANPIGQPATQWVITLREVTLEREIQTRAQMHERLATVGQLAAGIAHDFNNIMAAILVYADLLRNDSSLSPAAQDRLAIIQQQVHRAASLIRQILDFSRRSIMEQTTLDLLPFIKEFEKMLSRVLPETIRVELRYQPENYFVLADPTRLQQMLLNLVLNARDAMPQGGVLRISLARLSLKENQDKPNRFIQAGEWIIIEVQDTGHGISPEHLPHIFEPFFTTKPVGLGTGLGLAQVYGIVKQHGGYIDVQSQPSLGSTFTVYLPALLQPTQVYLEEQPSVRLNGNGAIALVVEDDTATRNALKALLEAQHYQTLTAADGHEALKVWESQAERIELLVSDIVMPQMGGIELYQILKGKQPDLKMLLITGHPLNEEYRAALAGGKVHWLQKPFSIPEFNQAIQTLYESTH
- a CDS encoding Excinuclease ABC subunit C, which produces MEKKNDLPEKIAALLPSLPTRPGCYMMKDGEGKVIYIGKAVNLRNRVRSYFHTPQQLSPRIRRMVEKIADIEWIIVDSELEALILEMNLIKKYRPHYNVRLKDDKRYPYIKVNWADDFPKVTVTRQMIQDGSRYFGPYTSVWAVHQTLDLLRRIFPYLTCDRVITGKDERACLYYDIKLCRAPCIGAIDRENYRQMIADLCHFLEGHTEEIVARLKVTMEKAAENLQFEQAAVIRDQIRAIENVVEKQKVISSEMTDSDVIALARDDGDACVQIFFIRGGKLIGREYFLLEGAEETPDATVMAEFIKHFYDRAASVPDQVLLPHEVEEAQIIRQWLSRKKASQKVEINVPRAGIQQELIQMAAENAAQTLATLKAQWEGDTHRQEQALLELQEALGIEKSLNRIECYDISNTQGVAAIGSMVVFEKGTPRKSHYRRFNIRSVSGPDDFASLEETLERRFRRWQAAQEGVENLGKKPDAAFAILPDLLIVDGGKGQLGRAIKVLERFGLFERVSVISLAKQQEEVFLPHRSESILLPRHSQGFYLLQRIRDEAHRFAITAHRKLRTKQGLASRLELIPGIGPVKRKRLLQHFGDLDSIRNASLEELTAVEGITLQLAMQIKSSLE
- a CDS encoding Molybdopterin binding motif, CinA N-terminal domain / C-terminal domain of CinA type S, which encodes METVPIEFLLAEQLTDLDWTLALAESCTGGLISHRVTNVAGASEYYLGGVVAYSNAAKQHLLGVSQETLDKFGAVSEQTVKEMAQGVKKLFNTQTAIAVSGIAGPGGGSPQKPVGTVWIGLAILDQAYACLYHFFGTREQIKQQSAEAALWLLTERLAQYRNNPTLQRRLKATQPIAVEFSGTDPTSLRIRAIYWQENRIAIESIGRRWQDASGSHFLTLSHQGKVYEVIQKADGCWYLRPPIESLDQA
- a CDS encoding Methionyl-tRNA synthetase, with the translated sequence MTQNILVAVAWPYANSEIHVGNLTGSYLPADIFARFQRLKGNRVAMVSGSDSHGTPVTVRADAEGTTPYQVYQRYHQGFLELFQKAGLTYDLFTSTHTSNHFKVSQAIFLALNHNGYLYTQSEQQWFSPTQNRFLPDRYVEGTCYLCGYEGARGDQCDGCGNLLDATQLINPRSKIDGSTPELRETAHFYLDLAKLQPEIVRFLEERQSYWRPNVLRQSLGQIQAENLRGRPITRDLDWGIPVPIEGWEGKCLYVWFEAVIGYLSATIEWAQIRGQADAWQDWWFNPEARAYYFIGKDNIPFHAIIWPGQLIGSGEWFGKLFANVEGKRLTLPYDVPANEFMNLEGKKISGSRNWAVWGNDFLSRYDPDPLRYYLTANMPETRDTDWDWQDFYQRNNSELVATWGNLANRVLSFAFKHWDGHVPEAGDLRAVDQELLEKVRQSFHTVSEHLEAVRLRSALLETMNLASEVNKYLDVTGPWFEIKTDKDAAAKSIFTALRAIDTLKVLFAPFLPFSTEKLHRYFGYSQPFFGEQKTELLTDELGEHRVLLYDGSRASGEWKISELKPGQVLVQPAPLFKKLEEKIVVEERARLGV